The Sebastes fasciatus isolate fSebFas1 chromosome 4, fSebFas1.pri, whole genome shotgun sequence genome window below encodes:
- the ppp6r3 gene encoding serine/threonine-protein phosphatase 6 regulatory subunit 3 isoform X3, with amino-acid sequence MFWKFDLHTTSHIDTLLEKEDVTLTEVMDEDDVLQECKAQNHKLVNFLLRPQCMEDLVTFITQEPSTDVEEKVKYKYPNISCELLTSDLGQINDRLGEDEKLLMKLYGFLQNEPPLNPLLASFFSKVLSILIGRKPEQIVEFLRKREDFVDLMIKHIGTSAIMDLLLRMLTCIEPQQLRQDVLNWLNEEKVIQRLVDMVQPSQDEDRHSNASQSLCEIIRLSRDQMFQVQGSSDPDPLLATLEKQETVEQLLFNIFDKEKNESAIVSVIQILLTLFETRRPAFEGHMDCPPGMSHPSFSVNHSILEAVRPRLKDFHQLLLEPPKANVMKTTWGVLDPPVGNTRLNVVRLVASLLQSNTHSINTELINLNTLGVILDMYFKYIWNNFLHIQVEICTAMILAMPPAPTDIQPDTEQENARESILIKHLFQKCQFIQRIVEAWSSNEKEQSEGGRRRGYMGHLTRIANSIVHNCDKGPNGPQIQQLISELPAEDRDKWEAFISGQLSDTNKRNTVDLVNTHHIHSSSDDEVDFKDSGFHQDSSLQQAFSDYQMQQMTSNFIEQFGFNDEEFADQDDVVDIPFDRISDINFSLNTNESANIALFEARCKEKIQQFEDAGSDEEDIWDEKDVTFAPEAQRRPRSSGSTDSEESTDSEEEDVKRDPFEASNPSTDDRMEVDTGPVWTANFDDIPMDTGTSTAPASSPNNPAAPPAVSSSSSSTEDLPDAGWSSTPPAPSSTEIGWADFSNFTPVSPKDPLRCNSPVAMETSIETMDPLGVNAPMQPEDCDGWLGTSVASPSSTSAKDCGRSKAEEETASCEHRSITETVINGSMKETVSLTVDAKTETAVFKSDEEKNASSEKCSVVECVDSERTGVNSSAAACCPKTGSEKCRPTAELPNGPLDEMSATEEAKLDQSAVSSEPAVNGPA; translated from the exons ATGTTTTGGAAATTTGACCTCCACACCACATCCCACATTGACACGCTGTTGGAGAAGGAGGATGTGACGCTGACAGAGGTGATGGATGAGGACGACGTCCTGCAGGAGTGCAAGGCCCAGAACCACAAACTGGTCAACTTCCTGCTGAGACCACAGTGCATGGAGGACCTGGTCACCTTCATCACACAGGAACCCAGTACTGATGTTGAGGAGAAAGTGAAATACAA GTATCCCAACATATCATGTGAGCTGCTTACATCAGATTTGGGCCAGATCAACGACAGACTGGGAGAAGATGAGAAACTGCTGATGAAACTGTATGGCTTCCTCCAGAATGAGCCGCCTCTCAATCCGCTCCTGGCCAGCTTCTTCTCCAAGGTCCTATCCATTCTTATAGGACGCAAGCCTGAACAG ATAGTAGAGTTTCTGCGGAAGCGGGAGGACTTTGTAGACTTGATGATCAAACACATCGGGACATCTGCCATCATGGACCTGCTTCTCAGAATGCTAACCTGCATCGAACCACAACAGCTACGACAGGACGTTCTCAAC TGGCTGAATGAGGAGAAGGTGATTCAGAGACTGGTGGACATGGTACAACCTTCTCAAGATGAGGAT AGACACTCCAATGCCTCCCAGTCACTGTGTGAGATCATCAGACTGAGCAGAGACCAGATGTTCCAGGTCCAGGGCTCCTCAGACCCCGACCCACTTCTGGCTACACTTGAAAA gcAGGAGACGGTGGAGCAGCTGCTGTTTAATATCTTCGACAAGGAGAAGAATGAATCTGCAATTGTCAGTGTTATCCAGATCCTCCTCACATTGTTTGAGACAAGGAGACCAGC ATTTGAGGGTCATATGGATTGCCCCCCTGGGATGTCGCACCCTTCATTCTCAGTCAACCACAGCATCCTGGAGGCTGTGAGACCCCGACTCAAAGACTTCCACCAGCTGCTACTGGAACCCCCAAAG GCCAACGTGATGAAGACAACATGGGGGGTGCTGGACCCTCCTGTGGGTAACACCAGGCTCAATGTGGTCAGACTGGTGGCCAGTCTgttgcagagcaacacacacagcatcaaCACAGAACTCATTAACCTCAACACACTGGGAGTCATACTA GATATGTATTTCAAATACATCTGGAACAACTTCCTCCACATTCAAGTGGAGATCTGCACAGCCATGATTCTGGCTATGCCCCCCGCCCCCACTGACATCCAGCCAGACACGGAGCAGGAAAATGCGAGGGAGAGCATCCTCATCAAACAT CTGTTTCAAAAGTGCCAGTTTATACAGAGAATCGTAGAGGCCTGGAGCTCCAATGAGAAAGAACA GTCAGAAGGTGGTCGGCGACGAGGCTACATGGGTCACCTCACCAGAATAGCCAACTCTATAGTTCATAACTGTGACAAAGGCCCTAATGGACCACAGATACAACAGCTCATCTCTG agctcccagcagaggacagagacaaATGGGAGGCCTTTATTTCTGGGCAGCTGTCTGACACAAACAAGAGAAACACTGTTGACCTG gtGAATACACACCACATCCATTCTTCCAGTGATGATGAAGTGGACTTTAAAGACAGTGGCTTTCACCAGGACTCCTCTCTACAACAA GCCTTTTCTGATTATCAGATGCAACAAATGACGTCCAATTTTATTGAGCAGTTCGGCTTCAATGACGAAGAGTTTGCTGATCAGGACGATGTTGTGGA TATTCCCTTTGATAGAATATCAGACATCAATTTTTCACTGAATACAAATGAAAGT GCAAATATAGCTTTGTTTGAGGCACGCTGTAAGGAGAAAATCCAGCAGTTTGAAGATGCTGGTTCAGATGAGGAAGATATATGGGACGAAAAAGACGTCACTTTCGCACCAGAGGCACAGAGACGCCCCAG GAGTTCAGGCAGCACAGACAGCGAGGAAAGCACAGActcggaggaggaggatgtgaagAGAGATCCATTTGAAGCTTCCAATCCCAGCACCGATGACCGAATGGAAGTCGACACAG ggcCTGTTTGGACGGCCAACTTTGATGACATCCCCATGGACACAGGTACGTCTACAGCTCCAGCCTCCAGCCCCAACAACCCCGCTGCCCCCCCTGctgtgtcctcctcctcctcttccacagAAGACCTCCCCGATGCAGGATGGAGCTCCACTCCTCCTGCCCCCTCCAGCACTGAAATAGGCTGGGCTGATTTCTCCAACTTCACCCCTGTCAG CCCCAAAGACCCTCTGAGGTGCAACTCTCCTGTTGCTATGGAAACCAGCATAGAGACAATGGACCCTCTGGGGGTCAATGCACCCATGCAGCCTGAAG ATTGTGATGGTTGGTTGGGTACCAGCGTGGCTTCTCCCTCTTCCACCTCAGCTAAGGATTGTGGGAGATCTAAAgcagaggaggaaacagctTCTTGTGAGCATCGCAGCATCACTGAGACGGTCATCAACGGCTCCATGAAAGAAACGGTCAGCCTCACTGTTGATGCCAAGACCGAGACCGCCGTCTTTAAGAG TGATGAAGAGAAGAATGCTTCTTCAGAGAAATGCTCAGTAGTGGAGTGTGTGGATTCGGAGAGAACAGGCGTCAACAGCTCAGCCGCAGCCTGCTGTCCCAAAACAGG
- the ppp6r3 gene encoding serine/threonine-protein phosphatase 6 regulatory subunit 3 isoform X7 has product MFWKFDLHTTSHIDTLLEKEDVTLTEVMDEDDVLQECKAQNHKLVNFLLRPQCMEDLVTFITQEPSTDVEEKVKYKYPNISCELLTSDLGQINDRLGEDEKLLMKLYGFLQNEPPLNPLLASFFSKVLSILIGRKPEQIVEFLRKREDFVDLMIKHIGTSAIMDLLLRMLTCIEPQQLRQDVLNWLNEEKVIQRLVDMVQPSQDEDRHSNASQSLCEIIRLSRDQMFQVQGSSDPDPLLATLEKQETVEQLLFNIFDKEKNESAIVSVIQILLTLFETRRPAFEGHMDCPPGMSHPSFSVNHSILEAVRPRLKDFHQLLLEPPKANVMKTTWGVLDPPVGNTRLNVVRLVASLLQSNTHSINTELINLNTLGVILDMYFKYIWNNFLHIQVEICTAMILAMPPAPTDIQPDTEQENARESILIKHLFQKCQFIQRIVEAWSSNEKEQSEGGRRRGYMGHLTRIANSIVHNCDKGPNGPQIQQLISELPAEDRDKWEAFISGQLSDTNKRNTVDLVNTHHIHSSSDDEVDFKDSGFHQDSSLQQFGFNDEEFADQDDVVDIPFDRISDINFSLNTNESANIALFEARCKEKIQQFEDAGSDEEDIWDEKDVTFAPEAQRRPRSSGSTDSEESTDSEEEDVKRDPFEASNPSTDDRMEVDTGPVWTANFDDIPMDTGTSTAPASSPNNPAAPPAVSSSSSSTEDLPDAGWSSTPPAPSSTEIGWADFSNFTPVSPKDPLRCNSPVAMETSIETMDPLGVNAPMQPEDCDGWLGTSVASPSSTSAKDCGRSKAEEETASCEHRSITETVINGSMKETVSLTVDAKTETAVFKRVLKSYRDEEKNASSEKCSVVECVDSERTGVNSSAAACCPKTGSEKCRPTAELPNGPLDEMSATEEAKLDQSAVSSEPAVNGPA; this is encoded by the exons ATGTTTTGGAAATTTGACCTCCACACCACATCCCACATTGACACGCTGTTGGAGAAGGAGGATGTGACGCTGACAGAGGTGATGGATGAGGACGACGTCCTGCAGGAGTGCAAGGCCCAGAACCACAAACTGGTCAACTTCCTGCTGAGACCACAGTGCATGGAGGACCTGGTCACCTTCATCACACAGGAACCCAGTACTGATGTTGAGGAGAAAGTGAAATACAA GTATCCCAACATATCATGTGAGCTGCTTACATCAGATTTGGGCCAGATCAACGACAGACTGGGAGAAGATGAGAAACTGCTGATGAAACTGTATGGCTTCCTCCAGAATGAGCCGCCTCTCAATCCGCTCCTGGCCAGCTTCTTCTCCAAGGTCCTATCCATTCTTATAGGACGCAAGCCTGAACAG ATAGTAGAGTTTCTGCGGAAGCGGGAGGACTTTGTAGACTTGATGATCAAACACATCGGGACATCTGCCATCATGGACCTGCTTCTCAGAATGCTAACCTGCATCGAACCACAACAGCTACGACAGGACGTTCTCAAC TGGCTGAATGAGGAGAAGGTGATTCAGAGACTGGTGGACATGGTACAACCTTCTCAAGATGAGGAT AGACACTCCAATGCCTCCCAGTCACTGTGTGAGATCATCAGACTGAGCAGAGACCAGATGTTCCAGGTCCAGGGCTCCTCAGACCCCGACCCACTTCTGGCTACACTTGAAAA gcAGGAGACGGTGGAGCAGCTGCTGTTTAATATCTTCGACAAGGAGAAGAATGAATCTGCAATTGTCAGTGTTATCCAGATCCTCCTCACATTGTTTGAGACAAGGAGACCAGC ATTTGAGGGTCATATGGATTGCCCCCCTGGGATGTCGCACCCTTCATTCTCAGTCAACCACAGCATCCTGGAGGCTGTGAGACCCCGACTCAAAGACTTCCACCAGCTGCTACTGGAACCCCCAAAG GCCAACGTGATGAAGACAACATGGGGGGTGCTGGACCCTCCTGTGGGTAACACCAGGCTCAATGTGGTCAGACTGGTGGCCAGTCTgttgcagagcaacacacacagcatcaaCACAGAACTCATTAACCTCAACACACTGGGAGTCATACTA GATATGTATTTCAAATACATCTGGAACAACTTCCTCCACATTCAAGTGGAGATCTGCACAGCCATGATTCTGGCTATGCCCCCCGCCCCCACTGACATCCAGCCAGACACGGAGCAGGAAAATGCGAGGGAGAGCATCCTCATCAAACAT CTGTTTCAAAAGTGCCAGTTTATACAGAGAATCGTAGAGGCCTGGAGCTCCAATGAGAAAGAACA GTCAGAAGGTGGTCGGCGACGAGGCTACATGGGTCACCTCACCAGAATAGCCAACTCTATAGTTCATAACTGTGACAAAGGCCCTAATGGACCACAGATACAACAGCTCATCTCTG agctcccagcagaggacagagacaaATGGGAGGCCTTTATTTCTGGGCAGCTGTCTGACACAAACAAGAGAAACACTGTTGACCTG gtGAATACACACCACATCCATTCTTCCAGTGATGATGAAGTGGACTTTAAAGACAGTGGCTTTCACCAGGACTCCTCTCTACAACAA TTCGGCTTCAATGACGAAGAGTTTGCTGATCAGGACGATGTTGTGGA TATTCCCTTTGATAGAATATCAGACATCAATTTTTCACTGAATACAAATGAAAGT GCAAATATAGCTTTGTTTGAGGCACGCTGTAAGGAGAAAATCCAGCAGTTTGAAGATGCTGGTTCAGATGAGGAAGATATATGGGACGAAAAAGACGTCACTTTCGCACCAGAGGCACAGAGACGCCCCAG GAGTTCAGGCAGCACAGACAGCGAGGAAAGCACAGActcggaggaggaggatgtgaagAGAGATCCATTTGAAGCTTCCAATCCCAGCACCGATGACCGAATGGAAGTCGACACAG ggcCTGTTTGGACGGCCAACTTTGATGACATCCCCATGGACACAGGTACGTCTACAGCTCCAGCCTCCAGCCCCAACAACCCCGCTGCCCCCCCTGctgtgtcctcctcctcctcttccacagAAGACCTCCCCGATGCAGGATGGAGCTCCACTCCTCCTGCCCCCTCCAGCACTGAAATAGGCTGGGCTGATTTCTCCAACTTCACCCCTGTCAG CCCCAAAGACCCTCTGAGGTGCAACTCTCCTGTTGCTATGGAAACCAGCATAGAGACAATGGACCCTCTGGGGGTCAATGCACCCATGCAGCCTGAAG ATTGTGATGGTTGGTTGGGTACCAGCGTGGCTTCTCCCTCTTCCACCTCAGCTAAGGATTGTGGGAGATCTAAAgcagaggaggaaacagctTCTTGTGAGCATCGCAGCATCACTGAGACGGTCATCAACGGCTCCATGAAAGAAACGGTCAGCCTCACTGTTGATGCCAAGACCGAGACCGCCGTCTTTAAGAG AGTTTTGAAATCTTATCG TGATGAAGAGAAGAATGCTTCTTCAGAGAAATGCTCAGTAGTGGAGTGTGTGGATTCGGAGAGAACAGGCGTCAACAGCTCAGCCGCAGCCTGCTGTCCCAAAACAGG
- the ppp6r3 gene encoding serine/threonine-protein phosphatase 6 regulatory subunit 3 isoform X4 yields MFWKFDLHTTSHIDTLLEKEDVTLTEVMDEDDVLQECKAQNHKLVNFLLRPQCMEDLVTFITQEPSTDVEEKVKYKYPNISCELLTSDLGQINDRLGEDEKLLMKLYGFLQNEPPLNPLLASFFSKVLSILIGRKPEQIVEFLRKREDFVDLMIKHIGTSAIMDLLLRMLTCIEPQQLRQDVLNWLNEEKVIQRLVDMVQPSQDEDRHSNASQSLCEIIRLSRDQMFQVQGSSDPDPLLATLEKQETVEQLLFNIFDKEKNESAIVSVIQILLTLFETRRPAFEGHMDCPPGMSHPSFSVNHSILEAVRPRLKDFHQLLLEPPKANVMKTTWGVLDPPVGNTRLNVVRLVASLLQSNTHSINTELINLNTLGVILDMYFKYIWNNFLHIQVEICTAMILAMPPAPTDIQPDTEQENARESILIKHLFQKCQFIQRIVEAWSSNEKEQSEGGRRRGYMGHLTRIANSIVHNCDKGPNGPQIQQLISELPAEDRDKWEAFISGQLSDTNKRNTVDLVNTHHIHSSSDDEVDFKDSGFHQDSSLQQMQQMTSNFIEQFGFNDEEFADQDDVVDIPFDRISDINFSLNTNESANIALFEARCKEKIQQFEDAGSDEEDIWDEKDVTFAPEAQRRPRSSGSTDSEESTDSEEEDVKRDPFEASNPSTDDRMEVDTGPVWTANFDDIPMDTGTSTAPASSPNNPAAPPAVSSSSSSTEDLPDAGWSSTPPAPSSTEIGWADFSNFTPVSPKDPLRCNSPVAMETSIETMDPLGVNAPMQPEDCDGWLGTSVASPSSTSAKDCGRSKAEEETASCEHRSITETVINGSMKETVSLTVDAKTETAVFKRVLKSYRDEEKNASSEKCSVVECVDSERTGVNSSAAACCPKTGSEKCRPTAELPNGPLDEMSATEEAKLDQSAVSSEPAVNGPA; encoded by the exons ATGTTTTGGAAATTTGACCTCCACACCACATCCCACATTGACACGCTGTTGGAGAAGGAGGATGTGACGCTGACAGAGGTGATGGATGAGGACGACGTCCTGCAGGAGTGCAAGGCCCAGAACCACAAACTGGTCAACTTCCTGCTGAGACCACAGTGCATGGAGGACCTGGTCACCTTCATCACACAGGAACCCAGTACTGATGTTGAGGAGAAAGTGAAATACAA GTATCCCAACATATCATGTGAGCTGCTTACATCAGATTTGGGCCAGATCAACGACAGACTGGGAGAAGATGAGAAACTGCTGATGAAACTGTATGGCTTCCTCCAGAATGAGCCGCCTCTCAATCCGCTCCTGGCCAGCTTCTTCTCCAAGGTCCTATCCATTCTTATAGGACGCAAGCCTGAACAG ATAGTAGAGTTTCTGCGGAAGCGGGAGGACTTTGTAGACTTGATGATCAAACACATCGGGACATCTGCCATCATGGACCTGCTTCTCAGAATGCTAACCTGCATCGAACCACAACAGCTACGACAGGACGTTCTCAAC TGGCTGAATGAGGAGAAGGTGATTCAGAGACTGGTGGACATGGTACAACCTTCTCAAGATGAGGAT AGACACTCCAATGCCTCCCAGTCACTGTGTGAGATCATCAGACTGAGCAGAGACCAGATGTTCCAGGTCCAGGGCTCCTCAGACCCCGACCCACTTCTGGCTACACTTGAAAA gcAGGAGACGGTGGAGCAGCTGCTGTTTAATATCTTCGACAAGGAGAAGAATGAATCTGCAATTGTCAGTGTTATCCAGATCCTCCTCACATTGTTTGAGACAAGGAGACCAGC ATTTGAGGGTCATATGGATTGCCCCCCTGGGATGTCGCACCCTTCATTCTCAGTCAACCACAGCATCCTGGAGGCTGTGAGACCCCGACTCAAAGACTTCCACCAGCTGCTACTGGAACCCCCAAAG GCCAACGTGATGAAGACAACATGGGGGGTGCTGGACCCTCCTGTGGGTAACACCAGGCTCAATGTGGTCAGACTGGTGGCCAGTCTgttgcagagcaacacacacagcatcaaCACAGAACTCATTAACCTCAACACACTGGGAGTCATACTA GATATGTATTTCAAATACATCTGGAACAACTTCCTCCACATTCAAGTGGAGATCTGCACAGCCATGATTCTGGCTATGCCCCCCGCCCCCACTGACATCCAGCCAGACACGGAGCAGGAAAATGCGAGGGAGAGCATCCTCATCAAACAT CTGTTTCAAAAGTGCCAGTTTATACAGAGAATCGTAGAGGCCTGGAGCTCCAATGAGAAAGAACA GTCAGAAGGTGGTCGGCGACGAGGCTACATGGGTCACCTCACCAGAATAGCCAACTCTATAGTTCATAACTGTGACAAAGGCCCTAATGGACCACAGATACAACAGCTCATCTCTG agctcccagcagaggacagagacaaATGGGAGGCCTTTATTTCTGGGCAGCTGTCTGACACAAACAAGAGAAACACTGTTGACCTG gtGAATACACACCACATCCATTCTTCCAGTGATGATGAAGTGGACTTTAAAGACAGTGGCTTTCACCAGGACTCCTCTCTACAACAA ATGCAACAAATGACGTCCAATTTTATTGAGCAGTTCGGCTTCAATGACGAAGAGTTTGCTGATCAGGACGATGTTGTGGA TATTCCCTTTGATAGAATATCAGACATCAATTTTTCACTGAATACAAATGAAAGT GCAAATATAGCTTTGTTTGAGGCACGCTGTAAGGAGAAAATCCAGCAGTTTGAAGATGCTGGTTCAGATGAGGAAGATATATGGGACGAAAAAGACGTCACTTTCGCACCAGAGGCACAGAGACGCCCCAG GAGTTCAGGCAGCACAGACAGCGAGGAAAGCACAGActcggaggaggaggatgtgaagAGAGATCCATTTGAAGCTTCCAATCCCAGCACCGATGACCGAATGGAAGTCGACACAG ggcCTGTTTGGACGGCCAACTTTGATGACATCCCCATGGACACAGGTACGTCTACAGCTCCAGCCTCCAGCCCCAACAACCCCGCTGCCCCCCCTGctgtgtcctcctcctcctcttccacagAAGACCTCCCCGATGCAGGATGGAGCTCCACTCCTCCTGCCCCCTCCAGCACTGAAATAGGCTGGGCTGATTTCTCCAACTTCACCCCTGTCAG CCCCAAAGACCCTCTGAGGTGCAACTCTCCTGTTGCTATGGAAACCAGCATAGAGACAATGGACCCTCTGGGGGTCAATGCACCCATGCAGCCTGAAG ATTGTGATGGTTGGTTGGGTACCAGCGTGGCTTCTCCCTCTTCCACCTCAGCTAAGGATTGTGGGAGATCTAAAgcagaggaggaaacagctTCTTGTGAGCATCGCAGCATCACTGAGACGGTCATCAACGGCTCCATGAAAGAAACGGTCAGCCTCACTGTTGATGCCAAGACCGAGACCGCCGTCTTTAAGAG AGTTTTGAAATCTTATCG TGATGAAGAGAAGAATGCTTCTTCAGAGAAATGCTCAGTAGTGGAGTGTGTGGATTCGGAGAGAACAGGCGTCAACAGCTCAGCCGCAGCCTGCTGTCCCAAAACAGG
- the ppp6r3 gene encoding serine/threonine-protein phosphatase 6 regulatory subunit 3 isoform X2, producing the protein MFWKFDLHTTSHIDTLLEKEDVTLTEVMDEDDVLQECKAQNHKLVNFLLRPQCMEDLVTFITQEPSTDVEEKVKYKYPNISCELLTSDLGQINDRLGEDEKLLMKLYGFLQNEPPLNPLLASFFSKVLSILIGRKPEQIVEFLRKREDFVDLMIKHIGTSAIMDLLLRMLTCIEPQQLRQDVLNWLNEEKVIQRLVDMVQPSQDEDRHSNASQSLCEIIRLSRDQMFQVQGSSDPDPLLATLEKQETVEQLLFNIFDKEKNESAIVSVIQILLTLFETRRPAFEGHMDCPPGMSHPSFSVNHSILEAVRPRLKDFHQLLLEPPKANVMKTTWGVLDPPVGNTRLNVVRLVASLLQSNTHSINTELINLNTLGVILDMYFKYIWNNFLHIQVEICTAMILAMPPAPTDIQPDTEQENARESILIKHLFQKCQFIQRIVEAWSSNEKEQSEGGRRRGYMGHLTRIANSIVHNCDKGPNGPQIQQLISELPAEDRDKWEAFISGQLSDTNKRNTVDLVNTHHIHSSSDDEVDFKDSGFHQDSSLQQAFSDYQMQQMTSNFIEQFGFNDEEFADQDDVVDIPFDRISDINFSLNTNESANIALFEARCKEKIQQFEDAGSDEEDIWDEKDVTFAPEAQRRPRSSGSTDSEESTDSEEEDVKRDPFEASNPSTDDRMEVDTGPVWTANFDDIPMDTGTSTAPASSPNNPAAPPAVSSSSSSTEDLPDAGWSSTPPAPSSTEIGWADFSNFTPVSPKDPLRCNSPVAMETSIETMDPLGVNAPMQPEDCDGWLGTSVASPSSTSAKDCGRSKAEEETASCEHRSITETVINGSMKETVSLTVDAKTETAVFKRVLKSYRDEEKNASSEKCSVVECVDSERTGVNSSAAACCPKTGEKCRPTAELPNGPLDEMSATEEAKLDQSAVSSEPAVNGPA; encoded by the exons ATGTTTTGGAAATTTGACCTCCACACCACATCCCACATTGACACGCTGTTGGAGAAGGAGGATGTGACGCTGACAGAGGTGATGGATGAGGACGACGTCCTGCAGGAGTGCAAGGCCCAGAACCACAAACTGGTCAACTTCCTGCTGAGACCACAGTGCATGGAGGACCTGGTCACCTTCATCACACAGGAACCCAGTACTGATGTTGAGGAGAAAGTGAAATACAA GTATCCCAACATATCATGTGAGCTGCTTACATCAGATTTGGGCCAGATCAACGACAGACTGGGAGAAGATGAGAAACTGCTGATGAAACTGTATGGCTTCCTCCAGAATGAGCCGCCTCTCAATCCGCTCCTGGCCAGCTTCTTCTCCAAGGTCCTATCCATTCTTATAGGACGCAAGCCTGAACAG ATAGTAGAGTTTCTGCGGAAGCGGGAGGACTTTGTAGACTTGATGATCAAACACATCGGGACATCTGCCATCATGGACCTGCTTCTCAGAATGCTAACCTGCATCGAACCACAACAGCTACGACAGGACGTTCTCAAC TGGCTGAATGAGGAGAAGGTGATTCAGAGACTGGTGGACATGGTACAACCTTCTCAAGATGAGGAT AGACACTCCAATGCCTCCCAGTCACTGTGTGAGATCATCAGACTGAGCAGAGACCAGATGTTCCAGGTCCAGGGCTCCTCAGACCCCGACCCACTTCTGGCTACACTTGAAAA gcAGGAGACGGTGGAGCAGCTGCTGTTTAATATCTTCGACAAGGAGAAGAATGAATCTGCAATTGTCAGTGTTATCCAGATCCTCCTCACATTGTTTGAGACAAGGAGACCAGC ATTTGAGGGTCATATGGATTGCCCCCCTGGGATGTCGCACCCTTCATTCTCAGTCAACCACAGCATCCTGGAGGCTGTGAGACCCCGACTCAAAGACTTCCACCAGCTGCTACTGGAACCCCCAAAG GCCAACGTGATGAAGACAACATGGGGGGTGCTGGACCCTCCTGTGGGTAACACCAGGCTCAATGTGGTCAGACTGGTGGCCAGTCTgttgcagagcaacacacacagcatcaaCACAGAACTCATTAACCTCAACACACTGGGAGTCATACTA GATATGTATTTCAAATACATCTGGAACAACTTCCTCCACATTCAAGTGGAGATCTGCACAGCCATGATTCTGGCTATGCCCCCCGCCCCCACTGACATCCAGCCAGACACGGAGCAGGAAAATGCGAGGGAGAGCATCCTCATCAAACAT CTGTTTCAAAAGTGCCAGTTTATACAGAGAATCGTAGAGGCCTGGAGCTCCAATGAGAAAGAACA GTCAGAAGGTGGTCGGCGACGAGGCTACATGGGTCACCTCACCAGAATAGCCAACTCTATAGTTCATAACTGTGACAAAGGCCCTAATGGACCACAGATACAACAGCTCATCTCTG agctcccagcagaggacagagacaaATGGGAGGCCTTTATTTCTGGGCAGCTGTCTGACACAAACAAGAGAAACACTGTTGACCTG gtGAATACACACCACATCCATTCTTCCAGTGATGATGAAGTGGACTTTAAAGACAGTGGCTTTCACCAGGACTCCTCTCTACAACAA GCCTTTTCTGATTATCAGATGCAACAAATGACGTCCAATTTTATTGAGCAGTTCGGCTTCAATGACGAAGAGTTTGCTGATCAGGACGATGTTGTGGA TATTCCCTTTGATAGAATATCAGACATCAATTTTTCACTGAATACAAATGAAAGT GCAAATATAGCTTTGTTTGAGGCACGCTGTAAGGAGAAAATCCAGCAGTTTGAAGATGCTGGTTCAGATGAGGAAGATATATGGGACGAAAAAGACGTCACTTTCGCACCAGAGGCACAGAGACGCCCCAG GAGTTCAGGCAGCACAGACAGCGAGGAAAGCACAGActcggaggaggaggatgtgaagAGAGATCCATTTGAAGCTTCCAATCCCAGCACCGATGACCGAATGGAAGTCGACACAG ggcCTGTTTGGACGGCCAACTTTGATGACATCCCCATGGACACAGGTACGTCTACAGCTCCAGCCTCCAGCCCCAACAACCCCGCTGCCCCCCCTGctgtgtcctcctcctcctcttccacagAAGACCTCCCCGATGCAGGATGGAGCTCCACTCCTCCTGCCCCCTCCAGCACTGAAATAGGCTGGGCTGATTTCTCCAACTTCACCCCTGTCAG CCCCAAAGACCCTCTGAGGTGCAACTCTCCTGTTGCTATGGAAACCAGCATAGAGACAATGGACCCTCTGGGGGTCAATGCACCCATGCAGCCTGAAG ATTGTGATGGTTGGTTGGGTACCAGCGTGGCTTCTCCCTCTTCCACCTCAGCTAAGGATTGTGGGAGATCTAAAgcagaggaggaaacagctTCTTGTGAGCATCGCAGCATCACTGAGACGGTCATCAACGGCTCCATGAAAGAAACGGTCAGCCTCACTGTTGATGCCAAGACCGAGACCGCCGTCTTTAAGAG AGTTTTGAAATCTTATCG TGATGAAGAGAAGAATGCTTCTTCAGAGAAATGCTCAGTAGTGGAGTGTGTGGATTCGGAGAGAACAGGCGTCAACAGCTCAGCCGCAGCCTGCTGTCCCAAAACAGG